From a single Raphanus sativus cultivar WK10039 chromosome 3, ASM80110v3, whole genome shotgun sequence genomic region:
- the LOC108847674 gene encoding U-box domain-containing protein 63 isoform X4 yields the protein MSVDPRFLYHAEEESLRYRVGDSSTKSREELDRRFESCGFRQGFCGKDKDEMRYSNGDDEDDECVQRLSGGWELVVRDDDEEKKSSMDRHNKVTIASNTDGNVSSSQCCYTQTQAKRGFASVDKERATSFDSLKSILSDPVTGALMSDAAILPCGHSFGAGGLKEVKRMKACYTCSQPTSEGSEKPNLSLRIVVHAFCQEEESDHVHSFKPRKERSDQHKRTFCVPNITDTHKNNSRGIQFPFSIGDRIIIEGNKRTPPRFVGRKAVIMTHCLNGWYVVKTVDNGESIKLQHCSLAKIHSDNSPSEVTVAEMAAS from the exons ATGTCCGTCGATCCTCGGTTCCTGTACCATGCTGAAGAGGAATCTCTGAGATACCGCGTCGGAGATTCGAGTACCAAGAGCAGGGAGGAGCTCGATCGTCGTTTCGAAAGTTGCGGATTCCGGCAAGGTTTCTGTGGAAAAGACAAGGATGAAATGAGATACTCCAATGGAGATGACGAAGACGACGAATGTGTTCAAAGAC TTTCAGGTGGTTGGGAACTGGTTGTGAGAGACGACGATGAGGAGAAGAAGTCATCTATGGATCGTCATAATAAGGTGACGATCGCTAGTAACACGGATGGTAACGTATCTAGTTCCCAGTGTTGTTACACGCAGACGCAGGCAAAGCGAGGTTTTGCTTCTGTGGACAAGGAGAGAGCCACCTCTTTCGACTCTCTCAAGTCCATCCTCTCTGATCCTGTTAC CGGAGCTTTGATGAGCGATGCTGCAATACTGCCTTGTGGGCATTCTTTCGGAGCCGGAGGGTTAAAAGAAGTTAAACGAATG AAAGCGTGTTACACATGTTCCCAGCCTACTTCAGAAGGATCAGAAAAGCCAAATCTGT CTCTCAGAATTGTTGTTCATGCTTTCTGCCAAGAAGAGGAATCAGATCATGTTCACTCGTTCAAGCCAAGGAAAGAAAGGTCGGATCAG CACAAGAGAACTTTCTGTGTCCCGAACATCACAGATACTCATAAGAATAATAGTAGAGGCATTCAGTTTCCTTTCTCCATTGGGGATCGAATCATCATAGAG GGAAACAAAAGGACACCTCCACGGTTTGTGGGACGCAAGGCTGTGATTATGACGCATTGCTTGAATGGATG GTATGTTGTGAAGACAGTGGACAATGGAGAGTCTATCAAGTTGCAACATTGCTCACTTGCCAAGATTCACTCAGACAATTCACCTTCTGAGGTAACAGTGGCTGAAATGGCAGCGTCTTAG
- the LOC108847674 gene encoding U-box domain-containing protein 63 isoform X1, whose protein sequence is MSVDPRFLYHAEEESLRYRVGDSSTKSREELDRRFESCGFRQGFCGKDKDEMRYSNGDDEDDECVQRRNSLIQPVSGGWELVVRDDDEEKKSSMDRHNKVTIASNTDGNVSSSQCCYTQTQAKRGFASVDKERATSFDSLKSILSDPVTGALMSDAAILPCGHSFGAGGLKEVKRMKACYTCSQPTSEGSEKPNLSLRIVVHAFCQEEESDHVHSFKPRKERSDQHKRTFCVPNITDTHKNNSRGIQFPFSIGDRIIIEGNKRTPPRFVGRKAVIMTHCLNGWYVVKTVDNGESIKLQHCSLAKIHSDNSPSEVTVAEMAAS, encoded by the exons ATGTCCGTCGATCCTCGGTTCCTGTACCATGCTGAAGAGGAATCTCTGAGATACCGCGTCGGAGATTCGAGTACCAAGAGCAGGGAGGAGCTCGATCGTCGTTTCGAAAGTTGCGGATTCCGGCAAGGTTTCTGTGGAAAAGACAAGGATGAAATGAGATACTCCAATGGAGATGACGAAGACGACGAATGTGTTCAAAGACGTAACTCTCTGATTCAGCCTG TTTCAGGTGGTTGGGAACTGGTTGTGAGAGACGACGATGAGGAGAAGAAGTCATCTATGGATCGTCATAATAAGGTGACGATCGCTAGTAACACGGATGGTAACGTATCTAGTTCCCAGTGTTGTTACACGCAGACGCAGGCAAAGCGAGGTTTTGCTTCTGTGGACAAGGAGAGAGCCACCTCTTTCGACTCTCTCAAGTCCATCCTCTCTGATCCTGTTAC CGGAGCTTTGATGAGCGATGCTGCAATACTGCCTTGTGGGCATTCTTTCGGAGCCGGAGGGTTAAAAGAAGTTAAACGAATG AAAGCGTGTTACACATGTTCCCAGCCTACTTCAGAAGGATCAGAAAAGCCAAATCTGT CTCTCAGAATTGTTGTTCATGCTTTCTGCCAAGAAGAGGAATCAGATCATGTTCACTCGTTCAAGCCAAGGAAAGAAAGGTCGGATCAG CACAAGAGAACTTTCTGTGTCCCGAACATCACAGATACTCATAAGAATAATAGTAGAGGCATTCAGTTTCCTTTCTCCATTGGGGATCGAATCATCATAGAG GGAAACAAAAGGACACCTCCACGGTTTGTGGGACGCAAGGCTGTGATTATGACGCATTGCTTGAATGGATG GTATGTTGTGAAGACAGTGGACAATGGAGAGTCTATCAAGTTGCAACATTGCTCACTTGCCAAGATTCACTCAGACAATTCACCTTCTGAGGTAACAGTGGCTGAAATGGCAGCGTCTTAG
- the LOC108847674 gene encoding U-box domain-containing protein 63 isoform X2 — protein sequence MSVDPRFLYHAEEESLRYRVGDSSTKSREELDRRFESCGFRQGFCGKDKDEMRYSNGDDEDDECVQRRNSLIQPGGWELVVRDDDEEKKSSMDRHNKVTIASNTDGNVSSSQCCYTQTQAKRGFASVDKERATSFDSLKSILSDPVTGALMSDAAILPCGHSFGAGGLKEVKRMKACYTCSQPTSEGSEKPNLSLRIVVHAFCQEEESDHVHSFKPRKERSDQHKRTFCVPNITDTHKNNSRGIQFPFSIGDRIIIEGNKRTPPRFVGRKAVIMTHCLNGWYVVKTVDNGESIKLQHCSLAKIHSDNSPSEVTVAEMAAS from the exons ATGTCCGTCGATCCTCGGTTCCTGTACCATGCTGAAGAGGAATCTCTGAGATACCGCGTCGGAGATTCGAGTACCAAGAGCAGGGAGGAGCTCGATCGTCGTTTCGAAAGTTGCGGATTCCGGCAAGGTTTCTGTGGAAAAGACAAGGATGAAATGAGATACTCCAATGGAGATGACGAAGACGACGAATGTGTTCAAAGACGTAACTCTCTGATTCAGCCTG GTGGTTGGGAACTGGTTGTGAGAGACGACGATGAGGAGAAGAAGTCATCTATGGATCGTCATAATAAGGTGACGATCGCTAGTAACACGGATGGTAACGTATCTAGTTCCCAGTGTTGTTACACGCAGACGCAGGCAAAGCGAGGTTTTGCTTCTGTGGACAAGGAGAGAGCCACCTCTTTCGACTCTCTCAAGTCCATCCTCTCTGATCCTGTTAC CGGAGCTTTGATGAGCGATGCTGCAATACTGCCTTGTGGGCATTCTTTCGGAGCCGGAGGGTTAAAAGAAGTTAAACGAATG AAAGCGTGTTACACATGTTCCCAGCCTACTTCAGAAGGATCAGAAAAGCCAAATCTGT CTCTCAGAATTGTTGTTCATGCTTTCTGCCAAGAAGAGGAATCAGATCATGTTCACTCGTTCAAGCCAAGGAAAGAAAGGTCGGATCAG CACAAGAGAACTTTCTGTGTCCCGAACATCACAGATACTCATAAGAATAATAGTAGAGGCATTCAGTTTCCTTTCTCCATTGGGGATCGAATCATCATAGAG GGAAACAAAAGGACACCTCCACGGTTTGTGGGACGCAAGGCTGTGATTATGACGCATTGCTTGAATGGATG GTATGTTGTGAAGACAGTGGACAATGGAGAGTCTATCAAGTTGCAACATTGCTCACTTGCCAAGATTCACTCAGACAATTCACCTTCTGAGGTAACAGTGGCTGAAATGGCAGCGTCTTAG
- the LOC108847674 gene encoding U-box domain-containing protein 63 isoform X5, protein MSVDPRFLYHAEEESLRYRVGDSSTKSREELDRRFESCGFRQGFCGKDKDEMRYSNGDDEDDECVQRRGWELVVRDDDEEKKSSMDRHNKVTIASNTDGNVSSSQCCYTQTQAKRGFASVDKERATSFDSLKSILSDPVTGALMSDAAILPCGHSFGAGGLKEVKRMKACYTCSQPTSEGSEKPNLSLRIVVHAFCQEEESDHVHSFKPRKERSDQHKRTFCVPNITDTHKNNSRGIQFPFSIGDRIIIEGNKRTPPRFVGRKAVIMTHCLNGWYVVKTVDNGESIKLQHCSLAKIHSDNSPSEVTVAEMAAS, encoded by the exons ATGTCCGTCGATCCTCGGTTCCTGTACCATGCTGAAGAGGAATCTCTGAGATACCGCGTCGGAGATTCGAGTACCAAGAGCAGGGAGGAGCTCGATCGTCGTTTCGAAAGTTGCGGATTCCGGCAAGGTTTCTGTGGAAAAGACAAGGATGAAATGAGATACTCCAATGGAGATGACGAAGACGACGAATGTGTTCAAAGAC GTGGTTGGGAACTGGTTGTGAGAGACGACGATGAGGAGAAGAAGTCATCTATGGATCGTCATAATAAGGTGACGATCGCTAGTAACACGGATGGTAACGTATCTAGTTCCCAGTGTTGTTACACGCAGACGCAGGCAAAGCGAGGTTTTGCTTCTGTGGACAAGGAGAGAGCCACCTCTTTCGACTCTCTCAAGTCCATCCTCTCTGATCCTGTTAC CGGAGCTTTGATGAGCGATGCTGCAATACTGCCTTGTGGGCATTCTTTCGGAGCCGGAGGGTTAAAAGAAGTTAAACGAATG AAAGCGTGTTACACATGTTCCCAGCCTACTTCAGAAGGATCAGAAAAGCCAAATCTGT CTCTCAGAATTGTTGTTCATGCTTTCTGCCAAGAAGAGGAATCAGATCATGTTCACTCGTTCAAGCCAAGGAAAGAAAGGTCGGATCAG CACAAGAGAACTTTCTGTGTCCCGAACATCACAGATACTCATAAGAATAATAGTAGAGGCATTCAGTTTCCTTTCTCCATTGGGGATCGAATCATCATAGAG GGAAACAAAAGGACACCTCCACGGTTTGTGGGACGCAAGGCTGTGATTATGACGCATTGCTTGAATGGATG GTATGTTGTGAAGACAGTGGACAATGGAGAGTCTATCAAGTTGCAACATTGCTCACTTGCCAAGATTCACTCAGACAATTCACCTTCTGAGGTAACAGTGGCTGAAATGGCAGCGTCTTAG
- the LOC108847674 gene encoding U-box domain-containing protein 63 isoform X3, whose product MSVDPRFLYHAEEESLRYRVGDSSTKSREELDRRFESCGFRQGFCGKDKDEMRYSNGDDEDDECVQRRNSLIQPVSGGWELVVRDDDEEKKSSMDRHNKVTIASNTDGNVSSSQCCYTQTQAKRGFASVDKERATSFDSLKSILSDPVTGALMSDAAILPCGHSFGAGGLKEVKRMKACYTCSQPTSEGSEKPNLSQNCCSCFLPRRGIRSCSLVQAKERKHKRTFCVPNITDTHKNNSRGIQFPFSIGDRIIIEGNKRTPPRFVGRKAVIMTHCLNGWYVVKTVDNGESIKLQHCSLAKIHSDNSPSEVTVAEMAAS is encoded by the exons ATGTCCGTCGATCCTCGGTTCCTGTACCATGCTGAAGAGGAATCTCTGAGATACCGCGTCGGAGATTCGAGTACCAAGAGCAGGGAGGAGCTCGATCGTCGTTTCGAAAGTTGCGGATTCCGGCAAGGTTTCTGTGGAAAAGACAAGGATGAAATGAGATACTCCAATGGAGATGACGAAGACGACGAATGTGTTCAAAGACGTAACTCTCTGATTCAGCCTG TTTCAGGTGGTTGGGAACTGGTTGTGAGAGACGACGATGAGGAGAAGAAGTCATCTATGGATCGTCATAATAAGGTGACGATCGCTAGTAACACGGATGGTAACGTATCTAGTTCCCAGTGTTGTTACACGCAGACGCAGGCAAAGCGAGGTTTTGCTTCTGTGGACAAGGAGAGAGCCACCTCTTTCGACTCTCTCAAGTCCATCCTCTCTGATCCTGTTAC CGGAGCTTTGATGAGCGATGCTGCAATACTGCCTTGTGGGCATTCTTTCGGAGCCGGAGGGTTAAAAGAAGTTAAACGAATG AAAGCGTGTTACACATGTTCCCAGCCTACTTCAGAAGGATCAGAAAAGCCAAATCT CTCTCAGAATTGTTGTTCATGCTTTCTGCCAAGAAGAGGAATCAGATCATGTTCACTCGTTCAAGCCAAGGAAAGAAAG CACAAGAGAACTTTCTGTGTCCCGAACATCACAGATACTCATAAGAATAATAGTAGAGGCATTCAGTTTCCTTTCTCCATTGGGGATCGAATCATCATAGAG GGAAACAAAAGGACACCTCCACGGTTTGTGGGACGCAAGGCTGTGATTATGACGCATTGCTTGAATGGATG GTATGTTGTGAAGACAGTGGACAATGGAGAGTCTATCAAGTTGCAACATTGCTCACTTGCCAAGATTCACTCAGACAATTCACCTTCTGAGGTAACAGTGGCTGAAATGGCAGCGTCTTAG
- the LOC108847673 gene encoding uncharacterized protein LOC108847673 isoform X1: MDEKRGVSSEPASISPLSGEKRKGSGSEDKDELVSKRAKVRDLDSDTKSSNLQSDTNTGISQQQKLTSVQVSPPAAEGLGRAVRKKDVLAKDVKPSTFVKTKTCLPKACSVSKDDNRSVANSGKQPDKDASAKDDSKCEALSKSSSVSKPRDVSESVAVSPRDPSEKPGPFQGAEGSLEKSDSMRRWMEMKRNGFLSGPLGGVSAPPSSAATTAPVEVPPAQKQQKNKRRSDSLKKRNDAPRKEQQQQQVDRFSNVTAPSGLLTELNPGIINHVRSKKQVCSIIEALIRNATVGERNDDLNVRGSVREDKALAFKLPSSGASAQANPYANPEQATCLAVQAATVASQWLDFLHQDLSGRLAAVQESKKRVHNILTAELPLLVSSKESSSVQESTPHTTSDKTVTETHHIKWSAKFDQIKKALYDEEKDLERSLNQVKEMQSRCNEGLRQMDEFSPFSSQSSDSSIGKDGSNMETTSMAVQAAAASIFSTCSFLLSMMKPPATSS; encoded by the exons ATGGATGAAAAGAGAGGGGTTTCATCGGAACCGGCGTCGATTTCTCCG CTGTCGGGAGAGAAGCGTAAGGGAAGTGGATCAGAAGATAAAGATGAATTAGTGTCCAAACGTGCCAAAGTGCGAGATCTGGATTCTG ATACTAAAAGCAGTAATTTGCAATCTGATACCAATACTGGAATTTCTCAGCAACAAAAACTTACTAGTGTACAAGTGTCTCCTCCTGCTGCTGAAGGTTTGGGAAGGGCAGTGAGAAAAAAAGATGTTTTGGCTAAAGATGTGAAACCTTCCACATTTGTTAAGACGAAGACATGTTTGCCTAAGGCTTGTTCGGTTTCTAAAGATGATAATAGATCGGTTGCTAATTCTGGAAAACAGCCTGATAAGGATGCTTCGGCTAAAGATGATAGTAAATGTGAAGCTCTTTCAAAGAGTAGCAGCGTTTCGAAACCGAGGGATGTTTCTGAGTCTGTTGCTGTTAGTCCACGAGATCCGAGCGAAAAACCTGGTCCTTTTCAGGGTGCAGAGGGTTCACTGGAGAAGTCAGATTCCATGAGGCGGTGGATGGAAATGAAGCGAAACGGTTTTCTCTCAGGCCCTTTGGGTGGAGTCTCAGCACCACCGAGCTCTGCAGCAACTACTGCTCCTGTTGAAGTGCCTCCTGCACAAAAGCAGCAAAAGAATAAGAGACGAAGCGATTCTTTAAAGAAGAGAAACGATGCTCCTAGGAAGGAACAACAGCAACAGCAGGTAGATAGATTCTCCAATGTTACAGCGCCAAGTGGATTGCTGACGGAGCTGAACCCGGGGATCATTAACCATGTGAGGAGCAAGAAACAAGTCTGCTCTATCATCGAAGCGTTGATTCGAAATGCTACCGTGGGGGAAAGAAATGATGATTTGAATGTAAGAG GTTCAGTCAGAGAAGATAAAGCATTAGCCTTTAAGTTACCATCTTCTGGGGCATCTGCTCAGGCTAATCCCTATGCAAACCCGGAACAAGCCACGTGTCTAGCTGTTCAAG CTGCTACCGTAGCATCTCAATGGTTGGATTTTCTTCACCAAGACCTCAGTGGAAGGCTTGCAG CTGTGCAGGAAAGTAAGAAGAGAGTTCATAATATTTTGACGGCAGAGTTACCACTTCTCGTTTCATCAAAAGAGTCTTCTTCTGTCCAGGAAAGTACCCCTCATACTACTTCTGATAAAACAGTAACAGAGACGCATCATATTAAGTGGTCTGCAAAATTTGATCAGATTAAGAAAGCTCTTTATGATGAAGAGAAAGATCTG GAACGTTCGTTAAACCAAGTGAAGGAAATGCAGTCACGATGCAACGAAGGTCTACGACAAATGGATGAGTTCTCGCCTTTCAGTTCTCAGTCATCGGATTCAAG TATTGGGAAAGATGGTAGCAATATGGAGACTACGAGTATGGCGGTTCAGGCGGCTGCAGCTTCTATTTTTTCGACCTGCAGTTTTCTCCTGTCAATGATGAAGCCGCCGGCTACTAGTTCCTAA
- the LOC108847673 gene encoding uncharacterized protein LOC108847673 isoform X2 has protein sequence MDEKRGVSSEPASISPLSGEKRKGSGSEDKDELVSKRAKVRDLDSDTKSSNLQSDTNTGISQQQKLTSVQVSPPAAEGLGRAVRKKDVLAKDVKPSTFVKTKTCLPKACSVSKDDNRSVANSGKQPDKDASAKDDSKCEALSKSSSVSKPRDVSESVAVSPRDPSEKPGPFQGAEGSLEKSDSMRRWMEMKRNGFLSGPLGGVSAPPSSAATTAPVEVPPAQKQQKNKRRSDSLKKRNDAPRKEQQQQQVDRFSNVTAPSGLLTELNPGIINHVRSKKQVCSIIEALIRNATVGERNDDLNVRGSVREDKALAFKLPSSGASAQANPYANPEQATCLAVQAATVASQWLDFLHQDLSGRLAGK, from the exons ATGGATGAAAAGAGAGGGGTTTCATCGGAACCGGCGTCGATTTCTCCG CTGTCGGGAGAGAAGCGTAAGGGAAGTGGATCAGAAGATAAAGATGAATTAGTGTCCAAACGTGCCAAAGTGCGAGATCTGGATTCTG ATACTAAAAGCAGTAATTTGCAATCTGATACCAATACTGGAATTTCTCAGCAACAAAAACTTACTAGTGTACAAGTGTCTCCTCCTGCTGCTGAAGGTTTGGGAAGGGCAGTGAGAAAAAAAGATGTTTTGGCTAAAGATGTGAAACCTTCCACATTTGTTAAGACGAAGACATGTTTGCCTAAGGCTTGTTCGGTTTCTAAAGATGATAATAGATCGGTTGCTAATTCTGGAAAACAGCCTGATAAGGATGCTTCGGCTAAAGATGATAGTAAATGTGAAGCTCTTTCAAAGAGTAGCAGCGTTTCGAAACCGAGGGATGTTTCTGAGTCTGTTGCTGTTAGTCCACGAGATCCGAGCGAAAAACCTGGTCCTTTTCAGGGTGCAGAGGGTTCACTGGAGAAGTCAGATTCCATGAGGCGGTGGATGGAAATGAAGCGAAACGGTTTTCTCTCAGGCCCTTTGGGTGGAGTCTCAGCACCACCGAGCTCTGCAGCAACTACTGCTCCTGTTGAAGTGCCTCCTGCACAAAAGCAGCAAAAGAATAAGAGACGAAGCGATTCTTTAAAGAAGAGAAACGATGCTCCTAGGAAGGAACAACAGCAACAGCAGGTAGATAGATTCTCCAATGTTACAGCGCCAAGTGGATTGCTGACGGAGCTGAACCCGGGGATCATTAACCATGTGAGGAGCAAGAAACAAGTCTGCTCTATCATCGAAGCGTTGATTCGAAATGCTACCGTGGGGGAAAGAAATGATGATTTGAATGTAAGAG GTTCAGTCAGAGAAGATAAAGCATTAGCCTTTAAGTTACCATCTTCTGGGGCATCTGCTCAGGCTAATCCCTATGCAAACCCGGAACAAGCCACGTGTCTAGCTGTTCAAG CTGCTACCGTAGCATCTCAATGGTTGGATTTTCTTCACCAAGACCTCAGTGGAAGGCTTGCAG GAAAGTAA